One window of Gloeothece citriformis PCC 7424 genomic DNA carries:
- a CDS encoding zf-TFIIB domain-containing protein encodes MKPTTCPKCGSKLETLQFDDIEIERCCQCAGLWFDSLEAEQLKSIQGSEILDLGNPEENSRFDRLSKDIKCPRCRGKMLRMLDIDLYTIWYEKCTKCHGVWLDAGEFKRYKQNFQPKGVIKRAKEALRHMRQ; translated from the coding sequence ATGAAACCAACAACCTGTCCCAAATGCGGCAGCAAATTAGAGACACTCCAATTTGACGATATAGAAATTGAACGCTGTTGTCAATGCGCCGGATTGTGGTTTGACTCCCTTGAAGCTGAACAACTCAAATCTATTCAGGGTTCTGAAATATTAGATTTAGGTAATCCAGAAGAAAACAGCCGCTTTGATCGACTTTCTAAAGACATTAAATGTCCTCGATGTAGAGGGAAAATGCTCCGAATGTTAGACATTGATTTATATACAATTTGGTATGAAAAATGTACTAAATGTCATGGAGTTTGGTTAGATGCTGGAGAATTTAAACGCTATAAACAGAATTTTCAACCAAAAGGAGTTATTAAACGGGCTAAAGAGGCTTTGCGTCATATGCGTCAATAA
- a CDS encoding phenylpyruvate tautomerase MIF-related protein yields MPLIKVQSSLSAPDKTVVQDLLKTLSSKLAKHLGKPESYVMTAFEPGVNMTFAGTFEPVCYVEIKSIGKMKPEQTKAMSQDFCQEIEGKLGVPKNRTYIEFADAQGAMWGWNGSTF; encoded by the coding sequence ATGCCTTTAATTAAAGTTCAATCTTCCTTATCTGCGCCGGATAAAACCGTTGTTCAAGACTTACTCAAAACTCTTTCATCAAAGTTAGCCAAACATCTAGGAAAACCCGAATCTTATGTGATGACGGCGTTTGAACCTGGAGTTAATATGACTTTTGCGGGGACTTTTGAGCCAGTTTGTTATGTGGAAATCAAAAGTATAGGTAAAATGAAACCCGAACAAACCAAAGCCATGAGTCAGGATTTTTGTCAGGAAATAGAAGGAAAATTAGGAGTTCCTAAAAATCGCACCTATATCGAGTTTGCTGATGCACAGGGAGCTATGTGGGGCTGGAATGGCTCGACTTTTTAA
- the ggt gene encoding gamma-glutamyltransferase: MNIQQIFNKVVKLSATIFIISGGIIGLDILRSKNIYRPLTYFYHLQNAIACQFFPSHLCDSQSLASTPNITGKNGMVVTTQHEASKIGLQILQQGGNAVDAAVAVGYALAVSDPCCGNLGGGGFMLIRLADGKETFINFREKAPLAATATLYLNEQGEAISDLSRNGYLAVGVPGTVKGLDYALSKYGTLSRKKVIEPAIKLAEEGFILKQGDIKILEDGQKKLTQSNVAAIFLKEGKKPYQVGDRLIQKGLAKTLKLIANEGEKAFYQGAIAAAIVKGSQENGGILTLEDFANYTVEEQQPIYCQYRGYNVITAPPPGGGTTVCLMLNILEGYNLRELGWDSAKSLHWMLSAMLFAYADRNTYLGDPRFVNIPVERLLSRSYADEIRRQIPPDKAVSPEKLYQNILKEGTNTTHYSVTDKYGNAVAVTYTINSYFGAGVMAENTGFLLNNEMDDFTSKPGVPNQFGLVQGKANIIEPGKRPLSSMSPTIVTQNDKLFLVTGSPGGSTIPTTVLQVITNMIDYQMDVNQAVNSPRFHYQGLPNFVLSEPNRFSSDEVEKLEKKGYNIRVFRTWGAAESINFDQKTGIFQGANDARKSAGEAVGY, from the coding sequence ATGAATATTCAACAGATTTTCAATAAAGTCGTTAAACTTAGTGCAACAATTTTTATTATTTCAGGTGGAATAATCGGATTAGACATTTTGCGTTCTAAAAATATTTATCGACCTCTCACTTATTTTTATCATCTTCAAAATGCGATAGCTTGTCAATTTTTTCCCTCCCATTTATGCGATAGTCAATCTTTAGCTTCAACTCCCAACATTACGGGTAAAAATGGAATGGTTGTCACCACTCAACATGAAGCGTCAAAAATTGGGCTACAAATTTTACAACAAGGAGGAAATGCGGTTGATGCTGCGGTGGCGGTGGGATATGCCTTAGCCGTCAGTGATCCCTGTTGTGGTAATTTGGGAGGGGGTGGCTTTATGCTCATTCGTTTAGCTGATGGGAAAGAAACCTTTATTAATTTTCGAGAAAAAGCGCCACTTGCTGCTACTGCAACCCTGTATTTAAATGAGCAAGGAGAAGCTATTAGTGATTTAAGTAGAAATGGTTATTTAGCGGTTGGGGTTCCGGGTACGGTTAAAGGATTGGATTATGCGTTATCTAAATATGGGACTTTATCCCGAAAAAAAGTGATAGAACCGGCTATAAAATTAGCAGAAGAAGGGTTTATTTTAAAACAAGGGGATATCAAAATTTTAGAAGATGGACAGAAAAAATTAACTCAGTCTAATGTAGCGGCTATTTTTCTTAAAGAGGGCAAAAAACCTTATCAAGTTGGCGATCGTTTAATTCAAAAAGGCTTGGCAAAAACCCTTAAATTAATTGCTAATGAAGGAGAAAAAGCCTTTTATCAAGGGGCGATCGCTGCTGCTATTGTCAAAGGGAGTCAGGAAAACGGAGGCATTCTCACCCTAGAAGATTTTGCTAATTATACAGTAGAAGAACAGCAACCTATTTATTGTCAATATCGGGGTTATAACGTGATCACTGCTCCCCCACCGGGAGGAGGAACTACGGTCTGTTTAATGTTAAATATTTTAGAGGGATATAATCTGAGAGAATTAGGATGGGATTCGGCTAAAAGTTTGCATTGGATGTTATCAGCAATGTTATTTGCTTATGCCGATCGCAATACTTATTTGGGTGATCCTAGGTTTGTTAATATTCCTGTAGAAAGATTACTTTCTCGGAGTTACGCGGACGAAATTCGCCGGCAAATTCCCCCAGATAAAGCGGTTTCCCCGGAAAAACTGTATCAAAATATTTTAAAGGAAGGCACAAATACAACTCATTATTCTGTCACTGATAAATACGGGAATGCTGTGGCTGTAACTTATACGATTAACTCCTATTTTGGAGCGGGAGTCATGGCAGAAAATACGGGATTTCTTCTGAATAATGAAATGGATGATTTTACCAGTAAGCCGGGTGTTCCTAATCAATTTGGTTTAGTGCAAGGAAAAGCGAATATTATTGAACCCGGAAAACGTCCCTTAAGTTCTATGTCTCCGACTATTGTCACCCAAAATGACAAACTTTTTTTAGTAACAGGCAGTCCGGGAGGTTCAACGATTCCGACAACGGTTTTACAAGTGATTACTAATATGATTGATTATCAAATGGATGTCAATCAAGCGGTTAATTCTCCTCGTTTTCATTATCAAGGATTACCTAATTTTGTGTTGAGTGAACCTAATCGATTTTCTTCTGATGAGGTGGAAAAATTAGAAAAAAAAGGGTATAATATTAGAGTTTTTAGAACTTGGGGAGCAGCAGAATCCATTAATTTTGATCAGAAAACAGGAATTTTTCAAGGTGCAAATGATGCTCGTAAATCAGCCGGTGAAGCAGTAGGATA
- a CDS encoding flavin reductase family protein: MLDEQAKKTMLRKIPHGLYICGVKDGEELNGFTVSWVMQASFEPPLIVNCVRRDSISHEMLKKSQVFSISFLEEGQKDLASKFFKPKSRVGNKFEDVEFYEGEETGCPIIKDSLGYIECKVVESVEKGDHTVYVAEVISAGIHREGKSLSLESTGWQYGG, from the coding sequence ATGTTAGACGAACAAGCCAAAAAAACCATGTTACGAAAAATCCCCCACGGATTGTATATTTGCGGTGTTAAAGATGGGGAAGAATTAAACGGATTTACCGTTAGTTGGGTAATGCAAGCATCTTTTGAACCTCCCTTAATTGTCAATTGTGTGCGACGGGATTCTATTTCTCATGAGATGCTCAAAAAAAGTCAAGTATTTTCTATTTCCTTTTTAGAAGAAGGACAAAAAGACTTAGCCTCCAAGTTTTTTAAGCCTAAAAGCCGAGTGGGAAATAAGTTTGAGGATGTAGAATTTTATGAAGGAGAGGAAACTGGCTGTCCTATCATCAAAGATTCTCTCGGATATATAGAATGTAAGGTTGTGGAATCAGTGGAAAAAGGCGATCATACTGTTTATGTCGCAGAAGTCATCAGTGCGGGTATTCATCGTGAGGGAAAATCTCTATCCCTAGAAAGCACAGGTTGGCAATATGGAGGCTAA